From Longimicrobium sp., one genomic window encodes:
- a CDS encoding CTP synthase, producing the protein MTALNTAPTKYIFVTGGVVSSLGKGIAAASIGRLLAERGLRVTIQKFDPYINVDPGTLSPFQHGEVFVTDDGAETDLDLGHYERFVGESMTRLNSITTGRIYQDVINAERRGEYLGATVQVIPHITNAIKDAIRRLAPNHDVVITEIGGTVGDIESLPFLEAIRQYRQEVGREHTLFVHLTLIPYIAAAGELKTKPTQHSVRELMEIGIQPDVLICRAEHQISSEMKRKIALFCNVDVHAVIEARDVETIYEVPLEYARQRLDELVCQKLGLDTERPELLEWRRLVDRVKTPRNGEVRIAVVGKYVSLVDSYKSVQEALIHGGIANDVKVRIDWLSSEDFENGQSADKLRAYHGLLIPGGFGVRGVEGMLAAIRWARENGLPFFGICLGLQTAVIEFSRTVCGIEGAHSAEWDAKTSDPVICLMDSQRQVTDLGGTQRLGAMTARLKSGSRSAEIYGAQEISERHRHRYEVNNAYRETLEEQGLRISGVSPDGNLVEMIEIPDHAWFVATQAHPELKSRPDHPHPLFASFVEAAVKRRGPVAASAEKPAEARERTGIAALAGD; encoded by the coding sequence ATGACCGCCCTGAACACCGCACCCACCAAGTACATCTTCGTCACCGGCGGCGTGGTTTCGTCACTGGGGAAGGGGATCGCCGCGGCGTCCATCGGCCGGCTGCTGGCCGAGCGGGGGCTGCGCGTGACCATCCAGAAGTTCGACCCCTACATCAACGTCGATCCCGGCACCCTCTCGCCCTTCCAGCACGGCGAGGTGTTCGTCACCGACGACGGGGCGGAGACGGACCTCGACCTCGGCCACTACGAGCGCTTCGTGGGCGAGTCGATGACGCGGCTGAACTCCATCACCACGGGGCGCATCTACCAGGACGTGATCAACGCCGAGCGGCGCGGCGAGTACCTGGGCGCCACCGTGCAGGTCATCCCCCACATCACCAACGCCATCAAGGACGCCATCCGCCGGCTGGCGCCCAACCACGACGTGGTGATCACCGAGATCGGCGGCACGGTGGGCGACATCGAGTCGCTGCCGTTCCTCGAGGCCATCCGCCAGTACCGGCAGGAGGTGGGGCGCGAGCACACGCTCTTCGTCCATCTCACGCTGATCCCCTACATCGCCGCCGCGGGCGAGCTGAAGACCAAGCCCACGCAGCACTCGGTGCGCGAGCTGATGGAGATCGGGATCCAGCCCGACGTGCTGATCTGCCGCGCCGAGCACCAGATCAGCTCCGAGATGAAGCGCAAGATCGCGCTCTTCTGCAACGTCGACGTGCACGCGGTGATCGAGGCGCGCGACGTGGAGACCATCTACGAGGTTCCGCTGGAGTACGCGCGCCAGCGGCTGGACGAGCTGGTGTGCCAGAAGCTGGGGCTGGACACGGAGCGCCCCGAGCTGCTCGAGTGGCGCCGCCTGGTCGACCGGGTGAAGACGCCGCGCAACGGCGAGGTGCGCATCGCGGTGGTCGGCAAGTACGTCTCGCTGGTCGACAGCTACAAGTCGGTGCAGGAGGCGCTGATCCACGGCGGGATCGCCAACGACGTGAAGGTGCGGATCGACTGGCTCAGTTCGGAGGACTTCGAGAACGGCCAGAGCGCCGACAAGCTGCGCGCCTACCACGGGCTGCTGATCCCCGGCGGGTTCGGGGTGCGCGGGGTGGAGGGGATGCTGGCGGCCATCCGCTGGGCGCGCGAGAACGGGCTCCCCTTCTTCGGCATCTGCCTGGGGCTGCAGACGGCGGTGATCGAGTTCTCGCGCACCGTCTGCGGCATCGAGGGCGCGCACTCGGCCGAGTGGGACGCGAAGACGAGCGACCCGGTGATCTGCCTGATGGACAGCCAGCGGCAGGTGACGGATCTCGGCGGCACGCAGCGGCTGGGGGCGATGACGGCGCGGCTCAAGTCCGGCTCGCGCAGCGCGGAGATCTACGGCGCGCAGGAGATCAGCGAGCGCCACCGCCACCGCTACGAGGTGAACAACGCCTACCGCGAGACGCTTGAGGAGCAGGGCCTCCGCATCAGCGGCGTGTCGCCGGACGGGAACCTGGTGGAGATGATCGAGATCCCCGACCACGCGTGGTTCGTGGCGACCCAGGCGCACCCCGAGCTCAAGAGCCGCCCCGACCACCCGCACCCGCTCTTCGCCTCGTTCGTCGAGGCGGCGGTGAAGCGCCGCGGGCCCGTCGCCGCGTCGGCCGAGAAGCCGGCGGAAGCGCGCGAGCGGACGGGCATCGCCGCGCTGGCGGGAGATTGA
- a CDS encoding tail fiber domain-containing protein has protein sequence MKLLFRAILPALLCAAAVPAAARAQVVPDSVVAVTKNGETLLRVNVDGRVGIGTSTPDRKLTVNGSVGADSVVAASGFKFPDGTVQTTAAVAASGTSSNVPNTLVKRDSTGSFAAGKATLDSLAVAGRSALGATSTGRLSASDTVSTSVGIKFGDGSVQTTAATSATGTSANTPNTLVQRDANGSFAAGKATLDSLAVAGRTTLGSGDVIVERVSSLANDADSILTVRNGSNRFRVTRNAGVLAVGTFDSGSSNSVPIEGAGTRMMWYPGKAAFRAGAINGTQWDDANIGSYSVAMGTDVRALGDYAFAGGARAVAANSGTFAFGEDVTATGANSVVMGYKASSSTGAGSPRLGTFVFGDRSTSATGDTVHPTITNSATWRVANGFYIYTASNLASGVSFQSGSSTTSPWCSIANAMISASNCAYLSSGGTWTNSSDVNRKHGFAAVSGEDVLARLRSVPISTWTYNGEADRVRHLGPMAQDFHAAFGLGGSDDTHIATVDADGVALAAAQALDARTTGQAWTIARQQETIAAQQRTIDAQGRELAELRARLDRLEAAVTAAAPKP, from the coding sequence ATGAAGCTCCTGTTCCGCGCCATCCTCCCCGCCCTGCTCTGCGCGGCCGCCGTTCCCGCGGCGGCCCGGGCGCAGGTGGTTCCCGATTCCGTCGTCGCCGTCACCAAGAACGGCGAGACGCTCCTCCGGGTGAACGTCGACGGCCGCGTGGGGATCGGCACCAGCACGCCCGACCGCAAACTGACGGTGAACGGCAGCGTCGGCGCCGACAGCGTCGTGGCCGCCTCGGGCTTCAAGTTTCCCGACGGTACGGTGCAGACCACCGCCGCCGTCGCCGCCAGCGGCACCAGCAGCAACGTCCCCAACACGCTGGTCAAGCGCGACAGCACCGGGAGCTTCGCCGCGGGGAAGGCGACGCTCGACAGCCTGGCCGTCGCCGGGCGCAGCGCGCTGGGCGCCACGAGCACGGGGCGGCTGAGCGCCTCCGACACCGTCTCCACCTCCGTCGGCATCAAGTTCGGCGACGGCTCGGTGCAGACCACGGCGGCGACCTCCGCGACGGGGACGAGCGCCAACACGCCGAACACGCTCGTACAGCGCGACGCCAACGGGAGCTTCGCGGCCGGGAAGGCCACGCTCGACAGCCTGGCCGTGGCGGGGAGGACGACGCTGGGGAGCGGCGACGTGATCGTCGAGCGCGTGAGCAGCCTCGCGAACGACGCGGACTCGATCCTCACCGTCCGCAACGGCAGCAACCGCTTCCGCGTGACGCGCAACGCCGGCGTGCTGGCGGTCGGCACCTTCGACAGCGGCTCCTCCAACTCCGTGCCCATCGAGGGCGCGGGGACGCGGATGATGTGGTATCCGGGGAAGGCGGCGTTCCGCGCGGGGGCCATCAACGGCACGCAGTGGGACGACGCCAACATCGGCAGCTATTCCGTGGCGATGGGCACGGACGTCCGCGCGCTGGGCGACTACGCGTTCGCGGGAGGTGCCCGGGCCGTGGCGGCCAACAGCGGCACCTTCGCCTTCGGCGAGGACGTGACCGCCACCGGCGCCAACTCGGTGGTGATGGGCTACAAGGCCAGCAGCAGCACGGGCGCCGGAAGCCCGCGCCTGGGCACCTTCGTGTTCGGCGACCGCTCCACCAGCGCCACCGGCGACACCGTCCACCCCACCATCACCAACTCGGCCACCTGGCGCGTGGCGAACGGCTTCTACATCTACACCGCGTCGAACCTGGCCAGCGGGGTGAGCTTCCAGTCGGGGAGCAGCACCACCAGCCCCTGGTGCTCGATCGCCAACGCGATGATCAGCGCCAGCAACTGCGCCTACCTGTCGAGCGGCGGGACGTGGACCAACAGCTCGGACGTGAACCGCAAGCACGGCTTCGCCGCGGTGTCGGGCGAGGACGTGCTGGCGCGGCTGCGGTCGGTGCCCATCTCCACCTGGACGTACAACGGCGAGGCAGACCGGGTGCGGCACCTGGGGCCGATGGCGCAGGACTTCCACGCCGCGTTCGGGCTGGGCGGCTCGGACGACACGCACATCGCCACCGTGGACGCCGACGGCGTGGCGCTGGCGGCGGCGCAGGCGCTGGACGCGCGCACCACCGGGCAGGCGTGGACGATCGCCCGGCAGCAGGAGACGATCGCCGCGCAGCAGCGGACCATCGACGCGCAGGGACGCGAGCTGGCCGAGCTGCGCGCGCGGCTGGACCGGCTCGAGGCCGCGGTGACGGCTGCCGCGCCGAAGCCCTGA
- the lptC gene encoding LPS export ABC transporter periplasmic protein LptC, whose product MRISRSVRWLPMLGLVALAACGGAPSGPAVALDANSNQVTVGMNLKISEEGRLKADLDADTAITPEGETRSQLRRVRLTFFEPGRAPSKLTSKTGEYDQSNGMMTARDDVVLITQGDKGMRTIKSEELHWDQRADRVWSEKLTTIEENGQTLISDGFTSNSAFTNVQGKNSRATGVKVGSGGLTF is encoded by the coding sequence ATGCGTATCTCCCGATCCGTTCGCTGGCTGCCGATGCTCGGCCTCGTGGCCCTCGCCGCGTGCGGCGGCGCGCCGTCGGGGCCGGCCGTGGCGCTCGACGCCAACAGCAACCAGGTGACGGTGGGGATGAACCTGAAGATCAGCGAGGAGGGGCGGCTGAAGGCCGACCTCGACGCCGACACCGCCATCACCCCCGAGGGCGAGACGCGCTCGCAGCTGCGGCGCGTGCGGCTGACCTTCTTCGAGCCCGGCCGCGCGCCCAGCAAGCTGACCTCGAAGACGGGCGAGTACGACCAGTCGAACGGGATGATGACGGCGCGCGACGACGTGGTGCTGATCACCCAGGGCGACAAGGGGATGCGCACCATCAAGAGCGAGGAGCTGCACTGGGACCAGCGCGCCGACCGCGTGTGGAGCGAGAAGCTGACCACCATCGAGGAGAACGGGCAGACGCTCATCTCCGACGGCTTCACCTCGAACTCGGCCTTCACCAACGTGCAGGGGAAGAACAGCCGGGCCACGGGGGTGAAGGTGGGAAGCGGAGGGCTGACCTTCTGA
- the kdsB gene encoding 3-deoxy-manno-octulosonate cytidylyltransferase, which produces MIPARLASVRLPRKPLHPIAGRPLIEWVWRRAVESGVFDEIVIATDSPEVESAARAFGASVALTRADHPSGTDRVAEVARRPEWRGFEAIVNVQGDEPFVRTDHLEMAISLVREGGWDAGTVATPIASADEWRDPAVVKAVRGDDGRALFFTRAPVPHPRDAAPDFASGAYLRHVGIYAYTRTALLRWVSLPESPLERIEKLEQLRPLAAGVRIGIAVGEPAEGGVDTPADAARAERIILETMAPHALERA; this is translated from the coding sequence GTGATCCCGGCCCGCCTCGCGTCGGTCCGTCTCCCCCGCAAACCGCTGCACCCCATCGCCGGCAGGCCGCTCATCGAGTGGGTCTGGCGCCGCGCCGTGGAGAGCGGTGTTTTCGACGAAATCGTGATCGCCACGGACAGTCCGGAGGTCGAGTCGGCCGCCCGGGCATTCGGCGCGTCCGTCGCCCTCACGCGCGCCGACCACCCGTCGGGGACCGACCGCGTCGCGGAGGTCGCGCGGCGGCCCGAGTGGCGGGGGTTCGAGGCGATCGTCAACGTGCAGGGCGACGAGCCGTTCGTGCGCACGGACCACCTGGAGATGGCCATCTCCCTCGTCCGCGAGGGGGGATGGGACGCGGGCACGGTGGCGACGCCGATCGCGTCCGCGGACGAGTGGCGGGACCCGGCGGTGGTGAAGGCGGTGCGCGGCGACGATGGCCGCGCGCTCTTCTTCACCCGCGCGCCCGTCCCGCATCCCCGCGACGCGGCGCCGGACTTCGCGTCGGGCGCGTACCTGCGCCACGTGGGCATCTACGCCTACACGCGCACCGCGCTGCTGCGCTGGGTGTCGCTCCCCGAGTCGCCGCTGGAGCGGATTGAGAAGCTGGAGCAGCTGCGCCCCCTGGCCGCGGGCGTCCGCATCGGCATCGCCGTGGGCGAGCCGGCGGAGGGCGGGGTCGACACCCCGGCCGACGCGGCGCGCGCCGAGCGCATCATCCTGGAGACCATGGCCCCCCACGCCCTGGAGCGAGCATGA
- the kdsA gene encoding 3-deoxy-8-phosphooctulonate synthase, whose translation MSVVSTHAQAVQARPTNDIRALFRLGAPFWVIAGPCVLESDALNVCVGEALARIADDLGVPIVFKASFDKANRSSPGSPRGPGVDEGLEKLAKVRAETGLPLITDVHLPEQCGPVADVVDALQIPAFLCRQTDLLVAAGATGKPVNVKKGQWMGPAEMKGAAAKVRGAGAPGVAVTERGTFFGYGNLVVDMRSFALMREATGAPAVFDGTHSVQRPGEGAGVSGGEPRHIPALVRAAVAAGADALFLETHPDPAKGLSDTTNMLPLARLRPLLEQVLEIRAAARVLDWEAAPRG comes from the coding sequence ATGAGTGTCGTTTCTACCCACGCGCAGGCGGTACAAGCGAGACCGACGAATGACATTCGGGCGCTCTTCCGCCTGGGCGCGCCGTTCTGGGTGATCGCGGGGCCGTGCGTGCTGGAGAGCGACGCGCTGAACGTCTGCGTGGGCGAGGCGCTGGCGCGGATCGCGGACGACCTGGGGGTGCCGATCGTGTTCAAGGCCAGCTTCGACAAGGCCAACCGCTCGTCCCCCGGCTCTCCCCGCGGGCCGGGGGTGGACGAGGGGCTGGAGAAGCTGGCGAAGGTGCGCGCGGAGACGGGGCTGCCGCTGATCACCGACGTCCATCTCCCCGAGCAGTGTGGACCCGTCGCCGACGTGGTGGACGCGCTGCAGATCCCCGCCTTCCTCTGCCGGCAGACGGACCTGCTCGTCGCCGCCGGGGCGACGGGGAAGCCGGTGAACGTGAAGAAGGGGCAGTGGATGGGGCCCGCGGAGATGAAGGGCGCCGCGGCCAAGGTGCGCGGCGCGGGCGCGCCCGGCGTGGCGGTGACGGAGCGCGGCACCTTCTTCGGCTACGGCAACCTCGTCGTCGACATGCGCTCGTTCGCGCTGATGCGCGAGGCCACGGGCGCGCCGGCGGTGTTCGACGGCACCCACTCGGTGCAGCGCCCCGGCGAGGGCGCGGGCGTCAGCGGCGGCGAGCCGCGGCACATCCCCGCGCTGGTGCGGGCGGCGGTGGCGGCGGGCGCGGACGCGCTCTTCCTGGAGACGCATCCCGACCCCGCGAAGGGGCTGAGCGACACCACCAACATGCTCCCGCTGGCCCGCCTTCGCCCGCTGCTGGAGCAGGTGCTGGAGATCCGCGCCGCCGCGCGCGTGCTCGACTGGGAGGCGGCGCCGCGTGGCTGA
- a CDS encoding OstA-like protein has protein sequence MRRLLLSLALLLPTVATAAAAQNTCELVSQRGNWTAVGDPRNRVISAQGPLLVRCSNGEELRADSAVIYSAQNEVQLFRQVDFQDPTRSLTSENATYNSQTGRLYATGNVVFTDKQKGSTLRGPELEYFRAMQGRPESQTTATQRPHVTVVPKNSGGGSNRRNPMEIDADRVTSVGDRYMTATGNVVINDNGTRSTAEEAYYDQVADHVELRRQAKVDNEKYHLSGDLITSDLQNGSVSRVVAQNNARLESERLTVTGPLLRMFFERDLLQRMTGGQVPGSTTTGRSIAVAKGFRIEADSIEAILPDQRLRQVNAVGKARGESWDTIPVRSVVADSGAIATTAPARPMTVPPEELSEKDVLTADTIFAFFKTDSVRPDSARGRSARGDSVRLAGRPARPDTARGDTTKTEIERLLAIGDARSLYRMKPDSAHPLQPGQKQALNYLIGDRIDLTFKEGEVDVAHVRGLKQGVYLDPETRTASNDTARAARPGAQAPPGGAARPGQTQTQSRPATTTGSGPRSGTAPNSRPPANPPAPPPAPAPTTPQASSTVGRGYGTAGGAP, from the coding sequence ATGAGGCGCCTCCTCCTCTCCCTCGCCCTGCTCCTGCCGACGGTGGCCACGGCCGCCGCCGCGCAGAACACCTGCGAGCTGGTGTCCCAGCGCGGCAACTGGACGGCGGTGGGCGACCCGCGCAACCGCGTGATCAGCGCGCAGGGGCCGCTGCTGGTGCGCTGCAGCAACGGCGAGGAGCTGCGCGCCGACAGCGCGGTGATCTACTCGGCGCAGAACGAGGTGCAGCTCTTCCGCCAGGTCGACTTCCAGGACCCCACGCGCTCGCTGACCTCCGAGAACGCGACCTACAACTCGCAGACGGGGCGGCTGTACGCCACGGGAAACGTGGTCTTCACCGACAAGCAGAAGGGAAGCACGCTGCGCGGGCCCGAGCTGGAGTACTTCCGCGCCATGCAGGGCCGCCCCGAGTCGCAGACGACCGCGACGCAGCGCCCGCACGTCACCGTCGTCCCCAAGAACAGCGGCGGCGGCAGCAATCGCCGCAACCCGATGGAGATCGACGCCGACCGCGTGACCTCCGTCGGCGACCGGTACATGACGGCGACCGGGAACGTGGTGATCAACGACAACGGCACCCGCTCGACCGCCGAGGAGGCGTACTACGACCAGGTGGCCGACCACGTGGAGCTGCGCCGTCAGGCCAAGGTCGACAACGAGAAGTACCACCTCTCCGGCGACCTGATCACCAGCGACCTGCAGAACGGCTCGGTCTCCCGCGTCGTCGCGCAGAACAACGCACGGCTGGAGAGCGAGCGGCTGACGGTGACCGGGCCGCTGCTGCGCATGTTCTTCGAGCGCGACCTGCTGCAGCGCATGACCGGCGGCCAGGTGCCGGGATCGACGACGACCGGCCGCTCCATCGCCGTGGCCAAGGGCTTCCGCATCGAGGCGGATTCGATCGAGGCCATCCTCCCCGACCAGCGGCTGCGCCAGGTGAACGCGGTGGGGAAGGCGCGGGGGGAGAGCTGGGACACCATCCCCGTGCGCAGCGTGGTGGCGGACAGCGGGGCGATCGCCACCACGGCGCCCGCGCGGCCGATGACGGTGCCGCCCGAGGAGCTGTCGGAGAAGGACGTCCTCACGGCCGACACCATCTTCGCCTTCTTCAAGACCGACTCCGTCCGCCCGGACAGCGCGCGCGGCCGCAGCGCGCGGGGAGACAGCGTCCGCCTCGCCGGCCGTCCCGCGCGGCCGGACACGGCGCGGGGGGATACGACGAAGACGGAGATCGAGCGGCTGCTGGCCATCGGCGACGCGCGCTCGCTCTACCGGATGAAGCCCGACTCCGCGCACCCGCTGCAGCCGGGGCAGAAGCAGGCGCTGAACTACCTGATCGGCGACCGCATCGACCTGACCTTCAAGGAGGGCGAGGTCGACGTGGCCCACGTGCGCGGGCTGAAGCAGGGCGTCTACCTCGACCCCGAGACGCGCACGGCCTCCAACGACACCGCGCGCGCGGCGAGGCCGGGCGCGCAGGCGCCGCCGGGCGGAGCCGCGCGCCCGGGACAGACGCAGACGCAGTCGCGCCCCGCGACGACGACGGGGAGCGGGCCGCGCTCGGGGACGGCGCCGAACAGCCGCCCTCCGGCCAATCCCCCCGCGCCTCCGCCGGCGCCGGCGCCCACCACGCCGCAGGCGTCGTCGACGGTCGGACGGGGTTACGGGACCGCGGGAGGCGCGCCTTGA
- a CDS encoding KpsF/GutQ family sugar-phosphate isomerase codes for MSVETLAAPEGMVALSLEETLERARRVIRQEAAAVAALEARIGDDFAGAVEAILDADGRVIVSGVGKSGIIARKIAATLTSTGTPATFLHPVEALHGDLGIVGTGDVAILLSRSGESEELRGLVEHLGRMGVRLVAMTGRRDSSLERQSEFVLDCSVAEEACPHDLAPTSSTTAALAMGDALAVALLLRRGFGRDDFARLHPGGSLGRRLILRVADVMVTKDLPLLGPAATMREAVVLLAERRGTVAVVDGEGKLLGVVTSGDLTRLMEREEQFFTIAVSGIMTRQPRTAEPDQLAASAVGVMERHGVMALPVLDETRRVVGMVHLHDLMRAGAV; via the coding sequence ATGAGCGTGGAGACGCTCGCCGCGCCCGAGGGGATGGTGGCGCTGTCGCTGGAGGAGACGCTGGAGCGCGCCCGCCGCGTGATCCGCCAGGAAGCCGCCGCCGTGGCCGCGCTCGAGGCGCGCATCGGCGACGACTTCGCCGGCGCGGTGGAGGCTATCCTCGACGCCGACGGCCGCGTGATCGTCTCCGGCGTGGGGAAGAGCGGGATCATCGCCCGCAAGATCGCGGCGACGCTGACGTCCACCGGCACGCCGGCGACCTTCCTCCACCCGGTGGAGGCGCTGCACGGCGACCTGGGGATCGTGGGAACGGGCGACGTGGCCATCCTCCTCTCCCGCAGCGGCGAGAGCGAGGAGCTGCGCGGGCTGGTGGAGCACCTCGGCCGGATGGGCGTGCGTCTCGTCGCGATGACGGGGCGACGCGATTCGTCGCTGGAGCGGCAGTCGGAGTTCGTGCTCGACTGCTCGGTGGCCGAGGAGGCCTGCCCGCACGATCTCGCCCCCACATCGTCGACGACGGCCGCGCTGGCGATGGGCGATGCGCTCGCGGTCGCCCTGCTGCTGCGCCGCGGCTTCGGGCGCGACGACTTCGCCCGGCTGCACCCGGGCGGCTCGCTCGGCCGGCGGCTCATCCTCCGCGTCGCCGATGTGATGGTGACGAAGGATCTCCCGCTCCTCGGACCCGCGGCGACGATGCGGGAAGCGGTGGTCCTCCTGGCCGAGCGCCGCGGCACCGTCGCCGTCGTGGACGGGGAGGGGAAGCTCCTCGGCGTGGTCACCAGCGGCGACCTGACGCGGCTGATGGAGCGCGAGGAACAGTTTTTTACGATCGCCGTATCCGGGATCATGACCCGGCAGCCCCGCACCGCCGAACCCGACCAGCTGGCCGCGTCAGCCGTGGGCGTGATGGAGCGGCACGGGGTGATGGCGCTGCCGGTGCTCGACGAAACCCGTCGCGTGGTGGGGATGGTGCACCTGCACGACCTGATGCGCGCGGGGGCGGTGTGA
- a CDS encoding HAD family hydrolase, which produces MAERIDPALARRIRLVILDVDGVMTDGGIYLGATESGEPVELKRFDIQDGLGIRLMKEAGLHVAIVTGRESHAVRIRAEELEIDEVHQDRTAAKLQTIEAMLERLGIGWEETAFVGDDLPDLPILRRVGFPAVVGNATADARACAAWAAEREGGRGAVREFAEALLGARGEWAERVEAYVRDREAAVARRAG; this is translated from the coding sequence GTGGCTGAGCGCATCGATCCGGCGCTGGCGCGGCGCATCCGGCTGGTGATCCTGGACGTGGACGGGGTGATGACCGACGGCGGCATCTACCTCGGCGCCACCGAGAGCGGGGAACCCGTGGAGCTGAAGCGCTTCGACATCCAGGACGGGCTGGGGATCCGGCTGATGAAGGAAGCCGGCCTCCACGTGGCCATCGTCACCGGCCGCGAATCGCACGCCGTGCGCATCCGCGCCGAGGAGCTGGAGATCGACGAAGTGCACCAGGACCGCACGGCGGCCAAGCTGCAGACCATCGAGGCGATGCTGGAGCGGCTGGGGATCGGCTGGGAGGAGACCGCGTTCGTGGGCGACGACCTCCCCGACCTTCCCATCCTCCGCCGCGTCGGCTTCCCCGCCGTGGTCGGCAACGCGACGGCGGATGCGCGGGCGTGCGCCGCCTGGGCCGCGGAGCGCGAGGGCGGGCGCGGCGCGGTGCGCGAGTTCGCCGAGGCGCTGCTGGGCGCGCGCGGAGAGTGGGCCGAGCGGGTGGAGGCCTACGTGCGCGACCGCGAGGCCGCCGTCGCGCGGAGGGCCGGATGA
- a CDS encoding tail fiber domain-containing protein encodes MPRTLRSTALAAALVLGGTVSLHAQADSALYVSSGGTQLFRVNVDAGLVANGTSGTGSIPATGAGVRMMWFPNKYAFRAGSVSSFGATYWDLGSVGTGSAAFGENTRASGAGSFAAGLATTASGAQSAALGNNSTASGDRSFAVVAATASGAGAVALGDGAQATGDESAAIGQSSIAGGLGATVIGPSIANGSYAVAMGLQNSASGNFSIAIGKNARTANRQGSVVLGDGCAGFSSDSVYATANNQFVARGCGGIRFFTSQNLSSGVEVAAGGGSWSSISDRNRKENFLGVDGEELLARLRNVPVSTWNYKTQDRSIRHMGPMAQDLFAAFGLGESNLMINSVDIDGVNLAGVQAVAARTDALRAQVHTLTEENTELRGRVTDLEARLQRLEALVAAQAKP; translated from the coding sequence ATGCCCAGGACCCTGCGTTCCACCGCCCTTGCCGCCGCGCTGGTGCTCGGCGGCACCGTCTCGCTGCACGCCCAGGCCGACAGCGCGCTGTACGTGTCGAGCGGCGGCACCCAGCTCTTCCGCGTGAACGTTGACGCCGGCCTGGTGGCCAACGGCACCTCCGGCACGGGCAGCATTCCCGCGACGGGCGCCGGCGTGCGCATGATGTGGTTCCCCAACAAGTACGCCTTTCGTGCCGGATCGGTGTCCAGCTTCGGCGCCACCTACTGGGACCTGGGCAGCGTCGGGACCGGCTCGGCCGCGTTCGGCGAGAACACGCGCGCCAGCGGCGCCGGCTCGTTCGCCGCCGGCCTGGCCACCACCGCGAGCGGCGCCCAGTCGGCGGCCCTGGGGAACAACTCCACCGCCAGCGGCGACCGGTCGTTCGCCGTGGTCGCCGCCACCGCGTCGGGAGCGGGCGCCGTGGCCCTTGGCGACGGCGCGCAGGCCACCGGCGACGAGTCCGCCGCCATCGGCCAGAGCTCCATCGCCGGCGGGCTGGGCGCGACGGTGATCGGCCCCAGCATCGCCAACGGCAGCTACGCCGTGGCCATGGGGCTGCAGAACAGCGCCAGCGGCAACTTCTCCATCGCCATCGGCAAGAACGCGCGCACCGCCAACCGGCAGGGCTCCGTCGTGCTGGGCGACGGCTGCGCCGGCTTCTCGTCGGACTCGGTCTACGCCACGGCCAACAACCAGTTCGTCGCGCGCGGTTGCGGCGGGATCAGGTTCTTCACCTCGCAGAACCTGTCGTCGGGCGTGGAGGTGGCGGCCGGCGGCGGCTCGTGGAGCAGCATCTCGGACCGCAACCGCAAGGAGAACTTCCTGGGGGTGGACGGCGAGGAGCTGCTGGCGCGGCTGCGGAACGTGCCCGTGAGCACCTGGAACTACAAGACGCAGGACCGCTCGATCCGCCACATGGGCCCGATGGCGCAGGACCTGTTCGCCGCCTTCGGCCTGGGCGAGAGCAACCTGATGATCAACTCGGTCGACATCGACGGGGTGAACCTGGCCGGCGTGCAGGCGGTGGCCGCCCGCACCGACGCGCTGCGCGCCCAGGTGCACACGCTGACGGAAGAGAACACCGAGCTGCGCGGACGCGTGACCGACCTCGAGGCACGGCTGCAGCGCCTGGAGGCGCTGGTCGCCGCGCAGGCGAAGCCCTGA